The Acomys russatus chromosome X, mAcoRus1.1, whole genome shotgun sequence genome segment AGTGGTGATTAAGAAGAAACCAGCACCACTAGATATCAGTGGTGATTAAGAGGAGACCAGCATCACtaaggtgaaatcttctgggaagtgtttcctgagagtcgGTACACAGAACCTGTCCTCCAAAGGCAAGCTTGTACCTCAAGCAGGCAGCTGAACTTCGTAGAGTAAGAGTCCCCTGGGTGGTatggttttgaaggcatggagGGGTCATGGAGAGAAGGTGAGGCTTGGCACTGCAAGAGGTCATTGGTGAAGATGCAGCCTCAGTAGCAGTTAAAGGCCCAGCTAATAATTGGAGGCATTTCATTAAATGTGTCATACCAATAAATATTTCAGCACTCGCCCAGGTGCTTGCTCTGAGAGTATATCTTGGATTGCTTTCTGTAGTCTGTTAGGCAGTTTAGAACTCGCCTCAGTCCCTGGTTTCTTTTTGTGCAGATCACTGGCACCAGCTCTAAGCTAAAGCTTAGGCCTTTCTCAGGTACTTcttggacacacatgcacacgtgcgagcatgcgcgcgcgcatgcgcgtgcgcgcacacacgtaGGCACAGTTACAACCTTTCAGATTGCATTTATTTCTGAACTCTTCAAAGCATCCTGGGGAAATTTTCCCccaaaacttttcattttcagtttttgtgTAGCCTCTAATTAGCTTTCAgtggtatctctctctctctctaaattacAGCATTAACAAATGCTGCCAAatatgttcttttcattttttcatccAGACACTCCAGGAATAGGTGACTTCATACAGCATCTACTCTAAAGAAGATCGAAttgaagagggaggggaggcgggttccggagagatggttcagtggttaagagctctggttgctcttccagaggacctgggctcaactaccaacacccacatggaagctcacaactgtctgtaactcaagtcccaAGGAATCTaccaacctctgacctctacaggtaacacaaacacacacacatacacacacacgcacgcacacatacacaccgtgtacagacacacatgtaagccaaacacccatgtgcataaaaataaaacataaaagaaaaatgtaattaaaaggaAGGACAAAGATGGTACACTGATAGTAAGAGAACTGCAGAAAGCTGTCAGACGTGTGAAACAATGATCATTATCTAGGAATAAGGTGgtgttgggatttttattttgtcatttttcatttccacACTTCCATTACTCCAGGCTACCAGTTCCTCAAGTCACATCACGTCCCTTGATCTGGGGTGCAAAGTATCATAATACAGCAAATTAAAATGCAGCACAACTCACTGTCCACTTGATTTGCCACTTGTCTTCAGGAAAGCCTGTTACTAATTTCCAGATTTCTACTGGTTTGGTGCAGACCATGTTTTCATTGTGCTTTGGATGTTGTTGCTTTGTGGTTCTGTAAGTAGTTCCTTCTGCTTCTTCACCTCAGTGAGCATTTTTAAGTGTACTGTTTTCCATTCACTGACTGTctactttgtttcattgatttcacAATTATCTTGTCATGTACTTAAGTGTTTCTGATAGGCAGTCACTTAAATTATAATGAAGTACTCCTCTAAGTCCTCTTGAAAGAAATTTGTAAAGAATTATATTATTTCCTGTATAGTTTTGACTTTATTTGCTTTGTTATTGTTCAACATGCAAACTCTATAGTTCTCCTTAAAACACTCTTAGtgacatattttttatttgtttattcactttacatcctggttgtagctccttttttcctctcctcccagtcccaccctccctccttctcccccattcccctccattgttcctcagaaaaagggagcccctccctcccatccaccctaaatcatcaagtcccatcaggactgagcacatcctcttcccctgtggtctggcaaggcagccctgacagggagaagtgatcaaaaagcaggcaacagagtctgtgtcagagacagcccctgctcccattctttctttatgaattttttattatatttcttttttaaacatatacatttgtattattacatataaataaaataaactacatacagcaagaagacccacaaagcaatcaggaattatataaatgttacattcatagtgatttgactatttgtatttggcagtcttgaagaaaacctctttcctatcttggcatgtcgaaaattctgaatgtaaatcagtatctatcatatctcatcattaccaacttaaaacatctctccagacatagaaacatcttaacccctaagattaattgtaaaactaaactatctggtctccaaccccatcagagccttgagaaagaataaaacttaattatctgagtgaactggaagtgcaggttagcagcttacaaaatgaaaaaaaaaaaatgactgagaccgAGGCAGgcttactgcctgaacagtcaccccaaactctctataacagtggagcatcatcttcagcctctggacccaatatatctgacatacatatgtgtgaggcaagaactattgaggacttattCACCCTGTCTtcgcagagtttggccatcaactctacctacatccaagcttgcccatttttaggcagaattctgtctgtggcagaaatgaggacattttgtccagtggctgctttgcctcatttgaagccatctccataaggagattctttgatgctcatcatcctctttgaggtaggctaggtgttgccaggagttaacctgtctcattgtcaatgaatctttaaaatcataaaaacatttttaaatgccatattctgtaggtctatgATGTTTTTTATGATtgtatctattttaccttatattcctatagaatcatagctatccgttacacctaggatatatattcttgtgataaaaatagactagcgcCCATCCAAGCGGTCCTCCACAGGGCCACCCACTGCGCATGGGTGGAGGTCACGTGTCCAGAACATCCTGCGTCATCCCTGCCCTCCTGGTTTCCGCATGCCTCtctggcagctggtcacatggtgagggtgggggtgaggggaccTCTGTAGCTCAAGGCCTGTGTCTATGGTCTGGCCCATAGCGTACAGCTGCCCCAGACCAATCCCTGGTGTATGAACCGGCTCCCGGGCCCAGGTAAAGGGCCACCTCCTCAGATCTCCGCCAGGCGTGAGGAAATTCCCTGTTCCGAGAATGGCCACCTTTCGATATGAACCAGTGACTGAAATTGGTGTCGGTGCCTATGGGATGGTGTACAAGGCCCGAGATCCCCACAGTGGCCACTTTGTGGCCCTCAAGAGTGTGAGAGTTCCtaatggagaaggagctggagagggccTTCCTGTCAGCACAGTTCGTGAGGTGGCCTTACTGAGGAGGCTGGAAGCCTTTGAGCACCCCAATGTTGTACGGCTGATGGACGTCTGTGCTACTTCTCGAACTGATCGCGACATCAAGGTCACCCTAGTGTTCGAGCACATTGACCAGGACCTAAGGACTTACTTGGAGAAAGCGCCCCCGCCAGGCTTGCCAGTGGAGACCATCAAGGACCTGATGCGTCAGTTTCTAAGCGGCCTGGATTTCCTTCATGCAAATTGTATTGTTCACAGAGACCTGAAGCCAGAGAACATTCTGGCGACAAGTAATGGGACAGTCAAGCTGGCTGACTTTGGTCTCGCCAGAATCTACAGCTACCAGATGGCCCTCACACCTGTGGTTGTTACACTCTGGTACTGGGCCCCTGAAGTTCTTCTGCAGTCTACATATGCAACCCCTGTGGGTATGTGGAGTGTCGGCTGTATCTTTGCAGAGATGTTTCGACGAAAGCCCCTCTTCTGCGGAAGCTCTGAAGCGGACCAGTTGGGCAAAATCTTCGATCTCCTTGGCTTGCCGCCAGAAGATGACTGGCCTCAAGAGGTGTCTCTGCCCCGAGGAGCCTTTTCCCCCAGAGGGCCTTGGCCGGTGCAGTCAGTGGTGCCAGAGATGGAGGAAGCTGGAGCACAACTGCTGCTGGAAATGCTGACTTTTAACCCACATAGGAGAATCTCTGCCTTCCGCGCTCTGCAGCACCCTTATCTGCACAAGGAAGAAGGCGACCCGGAGTGAGAAG includes the following:
- the LOC127185078 gene encoding cyclin-dependent kinase 4-like, which codes for MATFRYEPVTEIGVGAYGMVYKARDPHSGHFVALKSVRVPNGEGAGEGLPVSTVREVALLRRLEAFEHPNVVRLMDVCATSRTDRDIKVTLVFEHIDQDLRTYLEKAPPPGLPVETIKDLMRQFLSGLDFLHANCIVHRDLKPENILATSNGTVKLADFGLARIYSYQMALTPVVVTLWYWAPEVLLQSTYATPVGMWSVGCIFAEMFRRKPLFCGSSEADQLGKIFDLLGLPPEDDWPQEVSLPRGAFSPRGPWPVQSVVPEMEEAGAQLLLEMLTFNPHRRISAFRALQHPYLHKEEGDPE